In one Drosophila pseudoobscura strain MV-25-SWS-2005 chromosome X, UCI_Dpse_MV25, whole genome shotgun sequence genomic region, the following are encoded:
- the cac gene encoding voltage-dependent calcium channel type A subunit alpha-1 isoform X42 has product MMLGGVGARRRRGSSPMARLTNSHINSLDDNIAIIGDGVIRRSAHYGSQASNKRRRAVPGPGNDQESFALVETRPNLGDIMLEAAQEAVLAGHQQDSLGGGHLGRKGAHRLADRMGGPKKEENPPGGGPTSLFILTEDNPIRKYTRFIIEWPPFEYAVLLTIIANCVVLALEEHLPGGDKTVLAQKLEKTEAYFLCIFCVEASLKILALGLVLHKHSYLRNIWNIMDFFVVVTGFMTQYPQIGPEVDLRTLRAIRVLRPLKLVSGIPSLQVVLKSIIKAMAPLLQIGLLVLFAIVIFAIIGLEFYSGALHKTCYSLEDPNKLVKEGESETPCNTDNSTEKAGGSFVCNNTTSMCLEKWDGPNSGITSFDNIGFAMLTVFQCITMEGWTSILYWTNDALGSTFNWIYFVPLIVIGSFFMLNLVLGVLSGEFAKEREKVENRQEFLKLRRQQQLERELNGYVEWICKAEEVILAEERTTEEEKMHIMEARRRNAAKRKKLKSLGKSKSTDTEEEEAEEDYGDDGYLKTRSKPQGSCTGFWRAEKRFRFWIRHTVKTQWFYWFVIVLVFLNTVCVAVEHYGQPSFLTEFLYYAEFIFLGLFMSEMFIKMYALGPRIYFESSFNRFDCVVISGSIFEVIWSEVKGGSFGLSVLRALRLLRIFKVTKYWSSLRNLVISLLNSMRSIISLLFLLFLFILIFALLGMQLFGGQFNLPGGTPETNFNTFPIALLTVFQILTGEDWNEVMYQGIISQGGAQKGMIYSIYFIVLVLFGNYTLLNVFLAIAVDNLANAQELTAAEEEQVEEDKEKQLQELEKEMEALQGDGVHVENGDGTVAVTKGKSKKKEEEKKEEEEVTEGPKPMLPYSSMFILSPTNPIRRGAHWVVNLPYFDFFIMVVISMSSIALAAEDPVRENSRRNKILNYFDYAFTGVFTIEMLLKIVDLGVILHPGSYLREFWNIMDAVVVICAAVSFGFDMSGSSAGQNLSTIKSLRVLRVLRPLKTIKRVPKLKAVFDCVVNSLKNVVNILIVYILFQFIFSVIGVQLFNGKFFYCTDESKHTSAECQNPALISQSEPAHSSAICPKTGTLSSTKCGVLWFQHHLSTL; this is encoded by the exons AT GATGCTGGGCGGTGTGGGAGCTCGTCGCAGAAGGGGCTCATCACCGATGGCACGTTTGACTAACAGCCACATCAATAGCCTGGATGACAACATAGCCATCATCGGAGATGGCGTCATCCGGAGGAGTGCACACTATGGTTCACAGGCCTCCAATAAACGGCGACGAGCCGTGCCAGGACCTGGCAATGACCAGGAGAGCTTTGCTCTTGTCGAGACTCGACCCAATCTAGGCGATATCAT GTTGGAAGCGGCTCAGGAAGCAGTGCTAGCAGGGCATCAACAGGACTCCTTAGGCGGGGGGCACTTGGGTCGAAAGGGAGCCCATCGCTTAGCTGATAGAATGGGTGGCCcgaaaaaagaggaaaaccCACCAGGTGGTGGTCCGACGTCATTGTTTATCCTAACCGAGGATAACCCAATTAGAAAGTACACACGATTCATCATTGAATGGCCGCCCTTTGAATACGCTGTGTTATTGACAATCATAGCCAACTGTGTTGTGTTGGCGCTAGAGGAGCACTTGCCGGGTGGTGACAAGACAGTATTGGCTCAAAAATTG GAAAAAACGGAGGCCtattttttatgcattttctGTGTAGAAGCATCGCTCAAGATCCTCGCCCTAGGGCTTGTTCTGCATAAACACTCCTATCTCAGGAATATTTGGAACATCATGGATTTTTTCGTTGTAGTGACGGG ATTCATGACACAGTACCCACAAATAGGGCCCGAGGTAGACCTAAGAACACTTAGAGCCATTCGTGTGCTACGGCCCTTAAAATTAGTGTCTGGAATTCCTA GTTTACAAGTAGTTTTAAAATCTATAATCAAGGCGATGGCACCTTTACTGCAAATCGGTCTCTTGGTGTTGTTTGCAATCGTAATATTTGCAATCATTGGACTCGAGTTTTATTCGGGCGCACTGCATAAGACTTGTTATAGCTTAGAAGATCCAA ATAAACTAGTGAAGGAGGGCGAATCAGAGACACCCTGCAACACGGACAACAGCACAGAGAAGGCAGGCGGCTCCTTTGTATGCAATAACACCACGAGCATGTGTCTGGAGAAATGGGATGGACCAAATTCAGGCATAACGAGTTTCGATAATATTGGATTCGCCATGTTGACCGTATTCCAATGTATCACAATGGAGGGCTGGACGTCAATACTCTATTGG ACCAACGACGCATTAGGTTCAACATTTAATTGGATATATTTCGTGCCTCTTATAGTTATAGGCTCATTTTTTATGCTCAACTTAGTTCTTGGTGTCTTGAGTGG TGAATTCGCAAAAGAACGAGaaaaagtagaaaatagaCAAGAGTTTCTTAAACTtagaaggcagcagcaactaGAAAGAGAGTTAAACGGCTATGTTGAATGGATTTGTAAAGCTG AGGAGGTGATACTAGCCGAAGAGCGGACAACAGAGGAGGAGAAAATGCACATAATGGAGG CACGAAGACGAAATGCAGCCAAGCGGAAAAAGCTGAAAAGTTTGGGAAAATCGAAATCAACAGACACTGAAGAGGAGGAGGCCGAGGAGGACTATGGCGATGATG GTTATCTGAAAACTCGCTCTAAACCTCAAGGCAGTTGTACGGGATTCTGGCGAGCGGAGAAGAGATTTCGCTTCTGGATCCGTCACACGGTGAAGACGCAGTGGTTCTACTGGTTCGTGATCGTACTCGTCTTTCTGAACACAGTTTGTGTGGCCGTCGAGCACTATGGCCAGCCGTCGTTCCTCACAGAATTTCTGT ATTATGCGGAATTCATATTCCTCGGTCTCTTCATGTCGGAGATGTTCATCAAGATGTACGCTTTGGGGCCCCGCATCTACTTTGAGTCGTCGTTCAACCGTTTTGATTGTGTTGTCATTAGTGGTTCGATATTCGAGGTGATCTGGTCCGAGGTCAAGGGAGGCTCGTTCGGTCTGTCCGTGCTGCGTGCACTGCGACTACTGCGCATCTTCAAAGTAACCAAATACTGGTCATCGCTGCGCAATCTAGTCATCTCACTGCTGAACTCAATGAGATCGATTATCtcgctgctgttcctgctcttCTTGTTCATACTGATATTCGCACTGCTTGGCATGCAGCTATTTGGCGGTCAGTTCAATCTGCCCGGAGGCACGCCCGAGACCAATTTTAATACATTCCCGATAGCCCTGTTGACCGTATTCCAAATTCTCACTGGCGAGGATTGGAACGAAGTCATGTACCAGGGCATCATATCGCAAGGTGGTGCACAGAAAGGAATGATTTACTCTAT ATACTTTATCGTTTTGGTACTCTTCGGTAATTACACGCTCTTAAATGTTTTCTTGGCTATCGCCGTTGATAATTTGGCGAATGCACAAGAGTTAACAGCAGCCGAAGAGGAACAAGTCGAAGAGGATAAAGAGAAACAACTGCAAGAACTTGAAAAGGAAATGGAGGCCCTACAGGGCGATGGCGTACATGTGGAAAACGGCGACGGCACTGTGGCCGTAACGAAAGGAAAGAGCaaaaagaaggaggaggagaaaaaggaggaggaggaagtgaCCGAGGGACCGAAGCCAATGTTGCCATACTCATCGATGTTTATACTCTCACCAACCAATCC CATACGACGCGGCGCCCATTGGGTTGTTAATTTGCCATATTTTGATTTCTTCATTATGGTCGTCATCTCAATGTCATCAATAGCATTAGCAGCCGAAGATCCCGTTCGTGAGAACTCGAGGCGAAACAAGATATTGAATTACTTTGATTATGCATTTACCGGCGTATTCACGATAGAAATGTTGCTGAAAATTGTAGACTTGGGTGTGATACTGCACCCTGGCAGCTATTTAAGAGAATTCTGGAATATTATGGATGCTGTGGTCGTTATATGCGCTGCTGTTAGTTTCGGTTTCGATATGAGCGGTAGCAGCGCTGGACAAAATTTATCGACTATTAAATCGCTACGTGTATTGCGTGTACTCCGGCCATTGAAGACCATTAAGCGTGTACCAAAATTGAAAGCCGTCTTCGATTGCGTCGTGAACTCATTGAAAAATGTTGTTAACATTCTAATCGTGTACATATTGtttcaatttatattttctgttatTGGAGTACAATTGTTCAATGgaaaatttttttattgtacGGACGAAAGTAAACATACTTCCGCAGAGTGCCA AAATCCTGCATTGATTTCACAATCGGAGCCCGCCCACTCGAGCGCTATATGCCCAAAAACCGGAACACTTTCAAGTACAAAGTGTGGCGTATTGTGGTTTCAACACCATTTGAGTACTTTATAA
- the cac gene encoding voltage-dependent calcium channel type A subunit alpha-1 isoform X41, with amino-acid sequence MMLGGVGARRRRGSSPMARLTNSHINSLDDNIAIIGDGVIRRSAHYGSQASNKRRRAVPGPGNDQESFALVETRPNLGDIMLEAAQEAVLAGHQQDSLGGGHLGRKGAHRLADRMGGPKKEENPPGGGPTSLFILTEDNPIRKYTRFIIEWPPFEYAVLLTIIANCVVLALEEHLPGGDKTVLAQKLEKTEAYFLCIFCVEASLKILALGLVLHKHSYLRNIWNIMDFFVVVTGFMTQYPQIGPEVDLRTLRAIRVLRPLKLVSGIPSLQVVLKSIIKAMAPLLQIGLLVLFAIVIFAIIGLEFYSGALHKTCYSLEDPNKLVKEGESETPCNTDNSTEKAGGSFVCNNTTSMCLEKWDGPNSGITSFDNIGFAMLTVFQCITMEGWTSILYWTNDALGSTFNWIYFVPLIVIGSFFMLNLVLGVLSGEFAKEREKVENRQEFLKLRRQQQLERELNGYVEWICKAEEVILAEERTTEEEKMHIMEARRRNAAKRKKLKSLGKSKSTDTEEEEAEEDYGDDGYLKTRSKPQGSCTGFWRAEKRFRFWIRHTVKTQWFYWFVIVLVFLNTVCVAVEHYGQPSFLTEFLYYAEFIFLGLFMSEMFIKMYALGPRIYFESSFNRFDCVVISGSIFEVIWSEVKGGSFGLSVLRALRLLRIFKVTKYWSSLRNLVISLLNSMRSIISLLFLLFLFILIFALLGMQLFGGQFNLPGGTPETNFNTFPIALLTVFQILTGEDWNEVMYQGIISQGGAQKGMIYSIYFIVLVLFGNYTLLNVFLAIAVDNLANAQELTAAEEEQVEEDKEKQLQELEKEMEALQGDGVHVENGDGTVAVTKGKSKKKEEEKKEEEEVTEGPKPMLPYSSMFILSPTNPIRRGAHWVVNLPYFDFFIMVVISMSSIALAAEDPVRENSRRNKILNYFDYAFTGVFTIEMLLKIVDLGVILHPGSYLREFWNIMDAVVVICAAVSFGFDMSGSSAGQNLSTIKSLRVLRVLRPLKTIKRVPKLKAVFDCVVNSLKNVVNILIVYILFQFIFSVIGVQLFNGKFFYCTDESKHTSAECQGSYFKYEEDELLPRQELRVWKPRAFHYDNVAAAMLTLFAVQTGEGWPQ; translated from the exons AT GATGCTGGGCGGTGTGGGAGCTCGTCGCAGAAGGGGCTCATCACCGATGGCACGTTTGACTAACAGCCACATCAATAGCCTGGATGACAACATAGCCATCATCGGAGATGGCGTCATCCGGAGGAGTGCACACTATGGTTCACAGGCCTCCAATAAACGGCGACGAGCCGTGCCAGGACCTGGCAATGACCAGGAGAGCTTTGCTCTTGTCGAGACTCGACCCAATCTAGGCGATATCAT GTTGGAAGCGGCTCAGGAAGCAGTGCTAGCAGGGCATCAACAGGACTCCTTAGGCGGGGGGCACTTGGGTCGAAAGGGAGCCCATCGCTTAGCTGATAGAATGGGTGGCCcgaaaaaagaggaaaaccCACCAGGTGGTGGTCCGACGTCATTGTTTATCCTAACCGAGGATAACCCAATTAGAAAGTACACACGATTCATCATTGAATGGCCGCCCTTTGAATACGCTGTGTTATTGACAATCATAGCCAACTGTGTTGTGTTGGCGCTAGAGGAGCACTTGCCGGGTGGTGACAAGACAGTATTGGCTCAAAAATTG GAAAAAACGGAGGCCtattttttatgcattttctGTGTAGAAGCATCGCTCAAGATCCTCGCCCTAGGGCTTGTTCTGCATAAACACTCCTATCTCAGGAATATTTGGAACATCATGGATTTTTTCGTTGTAGTGACGGG ATTCATGACACAGTACCCACAAATAGGGCCCGAGGTAGACCTAAGAACACTTAGAGCCATTCGTGTGCTACGGCCCTTAAAATTAGTGTCTGGAATTCCTA GTTTACAAGTAGTTTTAAAATCTATAATCAAGGCGATGGCACCTTTACTGCAAATCGGTCTCTTGGTGTTGTTTGCAATCGTAATATTTGCAATCATTGGACTCGAGTTTTATTCGGGCGCACTGCATAAGACTTGTTATAGCTTAGAAGATCCAA ATAAACTAGTGAAGGAGGGCGAATCAGAGACACCCTGCAACACGGACAACAGCACAGAGAAGGCAGGCGGCTCCTTTGTATGCAATAACACCACGAGCATGTGTCTGGAGAAATGGGATGGACCAAATTCAGGCATAACGAGTTTCGATAATATTGGATTCGCCATGTTGACCGTATTCCAATGTATCACAATGGAGGGCTGGACGTCAATACTCTATTGG ACCAACGACGCATTAGGTTCAACATTTAATTGGATATATTTCGTGCCTCTTATAGTTATAGGCTCATTTTTTATGCTCAACTTAGTTCTTGGTGTCTTGAGTGG TGAATTCGCAAAAGAACGAGaaaaagtagaaaatagaCAAGAGTTTCTTAAACTtagaaggcagcagcaactaGAAAGAGAGTTAAACGGCTATGTTGAATGGATTTGTAAAGCTG AGGAGGTGATACTAGCCGAAGAGCGGACAACAGAGGAGGAGAAAATGCACATAATGGAGG CACGAAGACGAAATGCAGCCAAGCGGAAAAAGCTGAAAAGTTTGGGAAAATCGAAATCAACAGACACTGAAGAGGAGGAGGCCGAGGAGGACTATGGCGATGATG GTTATCTGAAAACTCGCTCTAAACCTCAAGGCAGTTGTACGGGATTCTGGCGAGCGGAGAAGAGATTTCGCTTCTGGATCCGTCACACGGTGAAGACGCAGTGGTTCTACTGGTTCGTGATCGTACTCGTCTTTCTGAACACAGTTTGTGTGGCCGTCGAGCACTATGGCCAGCCGTCGTTCCTCACAGAATTTCTGT ATTATGCGGAATTCATATTCCTCGGTCTCTTCATGTCGGAGATGTTCATCAAGATGTACGCTTTGGGGCCCCGCATCTACTTTGAGTCGTCGTTCAACCGTTTTGATTGTGTTGTCATTAGTGGTTCGATATTCGAGGTGATCTGGTCCGAGGTCAAGGGAGGCTCGTTCGGTCTGTCCGTGCTGCGTGCACTGCGACTACTGCGCATCTTCAAAGTAACCAAATACTGGTCATCGCTGCGCAATCTAGTCATCTCACTGCTGAACTCAATGAGATCGATTATCtcgctgctgttcctgctcttCTTGTTCATACTGATATTCGCACTGCTTGGCATGCAGCTATTTGGCGGTCAGTTCAATCTGCCCGGAGGCACGCCCGAGACCAATTTTAATACATTCCCGATAGCCCTGTTGACCGTATTCCAAATTCTCACTGGCGAGGATTGGAACGAAGTCATGTACCAGGGCATCATATCGCAAGGTGGTGCACAGAAAGGAATGATTTACTCTAT ATACTTTATCGTTTTGGTACTCTTCGGTAATTACACGCTCTTAAATGTTTTCTTGGCTATCGCCGTTGATAATTTGGCGAATGCACAAGAGTTAACAGCAGCCGAAGAGGAACAAGTCGAAGAGGATAAAGAGAAACAACTGCAAGAACTTGAAAAGGAAATGGAGGCCCTACAGGGCGATGGCGTACATGTGGAAAACGGCGACGGCACTGTGGCCGTAACGAAAGGAAAGAGCaaaaagaaggaggaggagaaaaaggaggaggaggaagtgaCCGAGGGACCGAAGCCAATGTTGCCATACTCATCGATGTTTATACTCTCACCAACCAATCC CATACGACGCGGCGCCCATTGGGTTGTTAATTTGCCATATTTTGATTTCTTCATTATGGTCGTCATCTCAATGTCATCAATAGCATTAGCAGCCGAAGATCCCGTTCGTGAGAACTCGAGGCGAAACAAGATATTGAATTACTTTGATTATGCATTTACCGGCGTATTCACGATAGAAATGTTGCTGAAAATTGTAGACTTGGGTGTGATACTGCACCCTGGCAGCTATTTAAGAGAATTCTGGAATATTATGGATGCTGTGGTCGTTATATGCGCTGCTGTTAGTTTCGGTTTCGATATGAGCGGTAGCAGCGCTGGACAAAATTTATCGACTATTAAATCGCTACGTGTATTGCGTGTACTCCGGCCATTGAAGACCATTAAGCGTGTACCAAAATTGAAAGCCGTCTTCGATTGCGTCGTGAACTCATTGAAAAATGTTGTTAACATTCTAATCGTGTACATATTGtttcaatttatattttctgttatTGGAGTACAATTGTTCAATGgaaaatttttttattgtacGGACGAAAGTAAACATACTTCCGCAGAGTGCCA GGGCTCGTACTTCAAGTACGAGGAGGATGAACTGCTGCCCAGACAGGAGCTGAGGGTCTGGAAGCCAAGGGCCTTCCACTACGACAACGTTGCGGCCGCGATGCTGACACTGTTCGCCGTCCAGACCGGCGAGGGATGGCCACAGtaa